From a region of the Neobacillus niacini genome:
- a CDS encoding CBO0543 family protein, which translates to MHLAITVLTIIASFKWGNWKNWKEYHASMSFIATGGLLYEYIVKENTLWKFHPDLLYGHEMVVMVYAVITMPISILLYLSHFPEGWFKRLLYILLWSGIYIFVEWILLKFGRISYQNGWKFWYSFLFDIVLFSVIVIHQFKPFRAYIISLFIIIFLINYFDIPFKFIK; encoded by the coding sequence ATGCACCTCGCTATTACGGTCCTAACCATTATAGCTTCCTTTAAGTGGGGTAACTGGAAAAACTGGAAAGAATACCATGCCAGTATGTCTTTTATTGCGACGGGTGGATTACTGTACGAATATATTGTAAAAGAAAATACCTTATGGAAGTTCCACCCTGATTTATTATACGGACATGAAATGGTGGTAATGGTATATGCTGTAATCACTATGCCTATTAGTATCCTTCTATATCTTTCCCATTTTCCAGAAGGATGGTTTAAACGATTGTTATACATATTACTTTGGTCTGGAATTTATATTTTTGTTGAGTGGATTTTATTAAAGTTCGGAAGAATCTCTTATCAAAATGGATGGAAATTTTGGTATTCTTTTTTATTTGATATTGTCCTGTTTTCGGTAATTGTAATACATCAGTTTAAACCATTCCGAGCTTATATCATCTCTTTATTTATTATCATCTTCTTAATAAATTACTTCGATATTCCTTTTAAGTTTATTAAATGA
- a CDS encoding CBO0543 family protein: MNKSFPSFDEVQKAREKFSDLAYQHWVHDDLFTWKWYLLLFLSIFPWIIWWFLVNKKRLPEIVLYGALIMVPTYVLDNIGTDLMWWEYPDKLFQMIPPLLPADLTLVPCSMMLIYQWSKSWKSFLIFNFLLSLFSTFIGETLFIWLNFYELITWKLIYSLIFYNLGGIAIRWLVLKIFSISKSK, encoded by the coding sequence ATGAATAAATCTTTTCCTTCGTTTGATGAAGTACAGAAAGCAAGAGAGAAATTTAGTGACCTTGCATATCAACATTGGGTTCATGATGATTTATTTACCTGGAAATGGTATTTATTATTATTTTTATCAATATTTCCGTGGATAATTTGGTGGTTTTTAGTCAATAAGAAACGACTACCTGAAATAGTCCTTTATGGCGCATTAATAATGGTTCCTACTTATGTTTTGGATAATATAGGAACAGATCTAATGTGGTGGGAATATCCAGATAAATTGTTTCAAATGATTCCACCATTGTTACCAGCGGACCTAACATTAGTACCATGCTCAATGATGTTAATATATCAGTGGTCAAAGTCATGGAAATCATTTTTAATATTTAATTTTCTACTTTCCTTATTTTCCACTTTTATTGGAGAAACCTTATTTATTTGGCTCAATTTTTATGAACTTATAACCTGGAAGTTAATCTATTCACTAATTTTTTACAATCTCGGTGGAATAGCTATAAGATGGTTAGTTCTTAAAATTTTTTCAATAAGTAAAAGTAAATGA
- the ltrA gene encoding group II intron reverse transcriptase/maturase, whose product MNLLEQILSNQNMNEAYLRVYKNKGASGVDGVTVEELKQYLRENKDELRQRIRTRKYQPQAALRVEIPKENGKMRKLGIPTVVDRVVQQAIHQALSPIFEKQFSEFSYGFRPKRSCEMAIIKSLEFLNDGHDWVVDIDLERFFDTVHHDKLMRIIANTIDDGDVISLIRKYLVSGVMVKGKYEETPVGTPQGGNLSPLLSNIMLNELDKELEKRGLRFVRYADDALIFVKSEAAANRVMKSIVRFIEGKLGLIVNVEKSKISRPKDLKFLGFGFYYDTKNKRYQVKPHLMSIQKFQRKLRKLTKRNWSVPLDFRILKLKQVILGWVNYFRISNMKKAMSEIDQKLRSRIRVIIWKQWKVPRKQIKSLIQLGIPEEEAKGLTFCRKGYRYIGLSKVVQRAISNKRLKQRGLPSASEHYLKVHTVI is encoded by the coding sequence GTGAACCTTTTAGAACAGATTCTAAGTAATCAAAATATGAATGAAGCTTACCTGCGTGTCTATAAAAATAAAGGTGCAAGTGGCGTCGATGGAGTAACAGTCGAAGAACTAAAGCAATATCTGAGAGAGAACAAGGATGAGTTACGTCAGCGCATCAGAACAAGAAAATACCAACCACAGGCTGCCTTAAGAGTGGAAATCCCAAAAGAAAATGGCAAGATGCGCAAGTTGGGAATACCAACAGTAGTGGATAGAGTAGTTCAACAAGCTATTCATCAAGCTCTCAGTCCGATATTTGAAAAGCAATTCAGTGAATTCAGTTACGGCTTTAGACCAAAAAGAAGCTGTGAGATGGCTATTATAAAAAGCTTGGAATTTCTGAATGATGGACACGATTGGGTGGTAGACATTGACCTCGAAAGATTCTTCGATACAGTCCATCACGATAAACTCATGCGAATTATCGCTAACACAATAGATGATGGTGATGTCATCTCGCTAATCAGAAAATACTTAGTAAGTGGAGTCATGGTGAAAGGGAAATATGAAGAAACACCAGTCGGGACTCCGCAAGGAGGGAACCTTAGCCCATTATTGAGTAATATTATGTTAAATGAACTCGATAAGGAACTAGAGAAAAGAGGGCTAAGGTTCGTGAGATACGCTGATGACGCTCTCATCTTTGTGAAGAGTGAGGCAGCAGCAAACAGAGTGATGAAATCAATCGTGAGATTTATAGAAGGAAAACTAGGATTAATAGTCAATGTGGAGAAGAGCAAAATCTCTCGCCCAAAAGATTTAAAATTCTTAGGATTCGGGTTTTATTACGATACTAAAAACAAGAGGTATCAAGTAAAACCCCATCTTATGTCAATACAGAAGTTTCAAAGGAAGCTTCGAAAATTAACAAAGCGAAACTGGAGTGTTCCGCTAGACTTCCGAATTTTAAAACTGAAACAAGTCATACTTGGGTGGGTTAATTACTTTAGAATCTCAAATATGAAAAAAGCAATGAGTGAGATAGATCAGAAGCTTCGCTCCAGAATTAGAGTCATCATTTGGAAGCAATGGAAGGTACCTAGAAAACAAATTAAATCGCTTATTCAATTAGGGATTCCGGAGGAAGAAGCGAAAGGATTAACCTTCTGTCGAAAAGGTTACCGGTACATTGGACTATCAAAAGTTGTCCAAAGAGCAATCTCAAACAAAAGACTAAAGCAGAGGGGACTTCCCTCTGCTTCAGAACATTATCTAAAAGTACACACTGTAATATAA
- a CDS encoding GNAT family N-acetyltransferase, whose product MCNSWYSVSIYHNKYLIGYGRIISDGIYQTLICDVMVHPEYQRRGIGKKVMNALLKKCDEEGIKWVQLFCAKGKQEFYKELGFNSRDSEAPGMSLFL is encoded by the coding sequence ATTTGTAATAGTTGGTATTCCGTTTCTATTTATCATAATAAATATTTAATAGGATATGGACGAATTATATCAGATGGTATCTATCAAACTCTAATTTGTGATGTAATGGTTCACCCTGAATATCAAAGAAGAGGTATTGGAAAGAAAGTAATGAATGCATTACTTAAAAAATGTGATGAAGAAGGAATTAAGTGGGTTCAATTATTTTGTGCAAAAGGAAAACAGGAATTTTATAAGGAACTAGGCTTTAACAGCCGAGATTCTGAAGCCCCAGGCATGTCCTTATTTTTATAA
- a CDS encoding low temperature requirement protein A — MEEKKVTWLELFYDLLFVAAVAAATHVLLHVEDGHIHTEYLVKFVLIFIPIWWAWVGQTIFINRFGKDLFHQRIFLILQMFFVLIMTSSLSVDFDSYYLSFLIGYIGLRAVTAIQYLIVQRIETGVRKQAALFFGRYFWIGIVISLLSVFFDSWVRYAVLYTGILIDIIVPVLGRKCLEKVPTNTAHLLERFGLFTIILFGEALISTLAIIQPTKGNWNSIGFAVISFILIISMWWQYFDNMEKKLDKSLQTSGQIIIYGHLFILMSLSMIAASIRLLFLHEVHYSFIIFFAFGSVLLYFLSTTFVFHQYRHVHHRLKIYHLGLFLGILTVFFIINLIIVVPNILIIAELTLFFIIFTKLTISNKKQPLTNEIHPRIGIEEDNKNF, encoded by the coding sequence ATGGAAGAAAAGAAAGTGACCTGGTTAGAACTCTTTTATGATTTGTTATTTGTGGCGGCGGTTGCGGCTGCGACTCATGTTTTACTTCATGTTGAAGATGGTCATATCCATACAGAGTATTTAGTAAAGTTTGTATTAATTTTTATTCCTATCTGGTGGGCTTGGGTAGGGCAAACCATATTTATTAACCGGTTTGGAAAAGATTTATTTCACCAACGTATCTTTTTAATTCTGCAAATGTTTTTTGTACTAATTATGACATCAAGTTTATCAGTTGATTTTGATTCTTATTATCTTTCTTTTTTAATTGGTTATATTGGCTTAAGAGCAGTGACTGCAATCCAATATCTTATTGTCCAGCGTATAGAAACGGGAGTTCGAAAACAAGCAGCCCTCTTTTTTGGAAGGTATTTTTGGATTGGAATCGTCATTTCATTATTGTCTGTCTTTTTTGATTCTTGGGTTCGATATGCTGTGTTGTATACGGGAATCCTTATTGATATCATTGTCCCGGTGCTTGGACGAAAATGCTTAGAAAAGGTTCCCACAAATACGGCTCATTTATTAGAGCGATTTGGTTTATTTACCATTATTCTCTTTGGGGAAGCTCTTATTAGTACACTTGCGATCATTCAGCCTACAAAAGGAAATTGGAATTCAATAGGCTTTGCGGTCATTTCATTTATCCTGATTATATCGATGTGGTGGCAATATTTCGATAACATGGAGAAGAAACTTGACAAGTCTTTACAAACATCCGGCCAAATCATTATTTATGGTCATCTGTTTATTTTAATGTCTTTGAGCATGATTGCAGCATCTATCAGGCTATTGTTTTTACATGAGGTCCATTACTCATTTATCATATTTTTTGCTTTTGGATCTGTATTGCTCTATTTCCTGTCAACTACCTTTGTTTTCCATCAATATAGACATGTGCACCACCGATTGAAAATTTATCATTTAGGGTTATTCTTAGGAATTTTAACTGTCTTTTTTATTATTAATTTGATTATTGTAGTACCAAATATTTTAATAATAGCTGAATTAACCTTGTTTTTTATTATCTTTACTAAACTAACAATTTCTAATAAAAAGCAACCGTTGACAAATGAGATTCATCCGAGAATTGGAATTGAGGAAGATAATAAAAACTTTTAG
- a CDS encoding NADPH-dependent FMN reductase: MTKTIGLICGSLRKNSYNRIIAQSLTELDDSLQFRWIEINDLPLFNEDLEISVPETVSSYKSAIQDVDGIVIVSPEYNSGIPGVLKNALDWASRPRESAVLSRKPVGLIGATPGGLGTAFAQLQIKQVLEAMQVHVLPFQKVLISQVHKKIDSEQKTLTDEQTKRYLQQYLHHFIHWIDHTPALD; the protein is encoded by the coding sequence ATGACCAAGACCATCGGCCTTATATGTGGTAGTTTACGAAAAAACTCTTATAATCGAATCATTGCTCAATCATTAACAGAGCTGGATGATTCCCTTCAATTTCGTTGGATCGAGATCAATGATCTGCCTTTGTTCAACGAAGACTTAGAAATAAGCGTTCCAGAAACAGTGTCATCATATAAATCTGCTATCCAGGACGTTGACGGTATCGTTATTGTAAGTCCAGAGTACAATTCTGGAATTCCAGGCGTATTAAAGAATGCATTGGACTGGGCATCAAGACCTCGGGAATCTGCCGTTCTTAGCAGAAAACCGGTTGGTTTAATTGGTGCAACTCCTGGGGGATTAGGTACTGCCTTTGCTCAATTGCAAATCAAACAAGTACTAGAGGCCATGCAGGTTCATGTTCTTCCATTTCAAAAAGTGTTGATTTCCCAAGTACATAAAAAGATTGATTCTGAACAGAAAACCCTTACAGACGAACAAACAAAACGTTATCTTCAACAATATTTACACCATTTTATTCATTGGATCGATCACACTCCAGCCCTAGATTAA
- the ycaC gene encoding isochorismate family cysteine hydrolase YcaC, whose translation MSDFYSRLNKDNAAVLLVDHQTGLISGLVRDYGVDEFKNNVMALANTAKFFDLPVILTTSFENGPNGPLMQELGELFPHAPKIARPGQINAWDNEDFVKAIQETGKKQLIIAGVVTDVCVAFPALSAVNAGYEVFVATDASGTFSKQVADAALTRMAHGGVQLLNWFSIACELQRDWRNDVEGFGALISSHLPGYQNLIGSYRGAQRDFSKQPN comes from the coding sequence ATGTCTGATTTCTATTCTCGTCTTAATAAAGATAATGCGGCCGTTCTTTTAGTTGATCATCAAACCGGCCTTATCTCCGGTCTTGTGCGTGACTATGGTGTTGATGAATTCAAGAACAATGTTATGGCTCTTGCTAACACTGCTAAATTTTTTGATTTACCAGTTATTTTAACAACAAGCTTTGAAAACGGGCCAAATGGACCACTCATGCAAGAATTGGGTGAACTTTTTCCACATGCGCCAAAAATAGCTCGTCCTGGACAAATTAACGCATGGGATAATGAAGATTTTGTCAAAGCAATCCAAGAAACTGGAAAAAAACAACTGATCATTGCGGGCGTAGTAACAGATGTTTGTGTTGCATTTCCTGCACTTTCCGCTGTGAACGCTGGTTATGAAGTATTTGTTGCTACTGATGCTTCTGGAACATTCAGTAAACAAGTAGCGGATGCGGCATTAACGCGTATGGCCCATGGTGGGGTGCAGCTTCTGAACTGGTTTAGCATAGCGTGCGAATTACAACGTGATTGGCGCAATGATGTTGAAGGTTTTGGCGCTTTAATTTCTAGCCATCTTCCTGGTTATCAAAATCTTATTGGAAGCTATAGGGGAGCTCAGAGAGATTTCAGCAAGCAGCCTAATTAG
- a CDS encoding GNAT family N-acetyltransferase, protein MSDISIKLISSDNWREALELSVHDEQQKFVASINPPVAIALAKAYIRPGGKMVEPYGIYNQNKMVGFFNLHYTPDSKDDYWLFHFFIDKRFQRNGLGSKALNELIRNIRYNHPACNRLYLTVHPENEAGRLFYLKFGFSEENKMTFDEPTFSIMI, encoded by the coding sequence ATGTCAGATATAAGTATTAAATTAATAAGTTCAGACAATTGGCGCGAAGCGCTTGAACTATCTGTCCACGATGAACAACAGAAATTTGTTGCATCTATTAATCCTCCCGTCGCTATTGCTCTTGCTAAAGCATATATAAGACCAGGTGGAAAAATGGTAGAACCATATGGAATTTACAATCAAAATAAGATGGTAGGCTTTTTCAATCTGCATTATACACCAGATAGTAAAGATGATTACTGGTTATTTCATTTTTTCATAGATAAAAGATTTCAAAGAAACGGATTGGGATCAAAAGCATTAAATGAATTAATCAGAAATATTAGATATAACCATCCTGCTTGTAACCGTCTTTATTTAACGGTTCATCCAGAAAATGAAGCGGGGAGATTATTTTATTTGAAATTTGGTTTTTCAGAAGAAAATAAAATGACCTTCGATGAACCCACTTTTTCTATAATGATATAG
- a CDS encoding FMN-binding negative transcriptional regulator: MYIPKYFKVTNVDEIWDFVQNSSFGTIVTTKQGKPVATHLPLGLNKKGDDYYITGHMAYGNPQWKTFETCEDVLVMFQGPHAYISSSWYGHEEVPTWNYKAVHAYGKASILEKNELIEELTIMLEKYEENRENPVLWDKLSPDLLESELKGIVGFKIKVEEIQAAYKLSQNRNEKDYHNIIDKLQNEENPNSKQMAEVMEKD, translated from the coding sequence ATGTATATTCCAAAATATTTTAAGGTCACAAATGTGGATGAAATTTGGGATTTTGTTCAAAATAGCTCTTTTGGCACGATTGTCACAACAAAACAAGGGAAACCAGTAGCCACTCATTTGCCTTTAGGGTTAAATAAAAAAGGTGATGATTACTATATTACTGGGCATATGGCTTATGGAAATCCTCAGTGGAAAACATTTGAAACCTGTGAAGATGTGCTTGTTATGTTTCAGGGACCGCACGCTTACATTTCTTCCTCTTGGTATGGGCATGAAGAAGTTCCAACATGGAATTATAAAGCCGTCCATGCATATGGTAAAGCAAGCATTTTAGAGAAAAATGAATTAATAGAAGAATTAACAATAATGCTGGAAAAATATGAAGAAAATCGTGAAAATCCTGTTTTATGGGATAAACTTTCCCCTGACCTCTTAGAAAGTGAACTGAAAGGGATAGTTGGCTTTAAGATTAAGGTGGAAGAAATTCAGGCTGCATATAAATTAAGTCAGAACCGAAATGAAAAAGATTATCATAACATAATTGATAAATTACAAAATGAAGAAAATCCAAATTCAAAACAAATGGCAGAAGTAATGGAAAAAGATTAA
- a CDS encoding YczE/YyaS/YitT family protein has product MKYVFYVLGILIVTLGISFTIQSDLGTSPFDALLVGLSINVGLTVGSWEIIIALILICCNSLLKRQRPEVLGLLTAFITGIGIDMWLFLLHNLITPELWYSQVVCFGIGLVVIGLGTATYLHTNFAPIPVDRLTLIIQELTKTNIFFARTYIYLVFLMLAMISNGPIGVGTLLTVCLGGIILNTFMPLTSKVIDRILTHSNTPNIDKDKNHSI; this is encoded by the coding sequence GTGAAATATGTTTTTTATGTATTAGGAATTTTAATAGTAACCCTTGGTATTTCTTTCACAATACAATCAGACCTTGGAACTTCTCCTTTTGATGCACTTTTGGTAGGACTGTCCATAAATGTGGGGCTTACTGTAGGAAGTTGGGAAATAATAATAGCTTTAATATTGATATGTTGTAATTCATTGTTAAAAAGACAAAGACCAGAAGTTTTGGGGTTGTTAACAGCATTTATAACGGGTATTGGTATTGATATGTGGCTTTTTTTATTGCACAATTTGATAACACCTGAACTATGGTACAGCCAAGTTGTTTGTTTCGGAATCGGCTTAGTTGTTATAGGATTAGGAACCGCAACATATTTACACACAAACTTTGCACCCATTCCAGTTGACCGATTAACCTTAATCATACAAGAATTAACTAAAACAAATATATTTTTTGCGAGGACATATATTTACCTCGTATTCTTGATGTTAGCAATGATTTCAAATGGACCAATTGGCGTTGGAACTTTATTAACCGTTTGTTTAGGTGGGATAATCCTAAATACCTTCATGCCACTTACTTCAAAAGTAATAGATCGCATATTAACCCACTCTAATACACCCAATATTGATAAAGATAAAAACCATTCAATATAG
- a CDS encoding type 1 glutamine amidotransferase family protein, translated as MQTKKVFLYVFNTMSDWEYGYLIAELNSGRYFKKDLAPLKVITVGANKEMITTMGGLSIKPDISLDECTLESKDLLILPGGTTWSEEIHQPILERIGQALKLGTIVAAICGATEALANMGYLDTIKHTSNNLEYTKMVCPNYKGEKFYEVGSAVSDANLVTASGIAPLEFAMEVLKKLDVFAPDTLHSWYNLNKTHKPEYYFQLMNSINS; from the coding sequence ATGCAAACAAAAAAAGTTTTTCTATATGTATTTAATACAATGTCGGACTGGGAATATGGATATTTAATTGCTGAACTAAACTCAGGAAGATATTTCAAAAAAGATTTAGCACCTTTAAAAGTAATTACAGTAGGAGCTAATAAAGAAATGATTACTACTATGGGAGGACTGAGCATAAAACCAGATATTTCCCTTGATGAATGTACTCTTGAGAGTAAAGATCTTTTAATTTTACCAGGAGGGACTACTTGGAGTGAAGAAATTCATCAACCTATCTTGGAAAGAATTGGCCAAGCTTTAAAGCTTGGCACTATTGTTGCTGCAATTTGTGGTGCAACTGAGGCCCTTGCGAATATGGGATACTTAGATACTATAAAGCATACAAGTAATAATTTAGAATACACTAAAATGGTATGTCCTAACTATAAAGGAGAAAAGTTCTATGAGGTGGGATCTGCGGTATCTGATGCGAATTTAGTTACTGCATCAGGAATAGCTCCTCTGGAATTTGCGATGGAAGTTCTGAAAAAATTAGATGTATTTGCACCAGATACATTACATTCCTGGTATAACCTAAATAAGACTCATAAACCTGAATACTACTTCCAGTTAATGAATTCAATAAATAGCTGA
- a CDS encoding transglycosylase domain-containing protein, translating to MSEETYQSREERKQAEKTSQNKQRSIGILKKGSLLKKLVIVCMVLGLVSTGAGAITFASMIKGTPTLDSSKLVDLLSTKFYDKDGNFLYEYGKEKRTKITYNLVPKVLEHAFIATEDSHFYEHFGIDLKRTAKAIFVNVTGDFGSQGGSTITQQVIKNSFLSPEKTLKRKVQEWDLAYQLEKKYSKQDILMMYLNKIYLGNRSYGVAAAAKNYYGIESNDLKKMTLAQAAMIAGLTQSPNNYDPTIPENKEAATKRRHIVLSSMLRDGYITEKQMKEAEKIPVTEGLVARNTQQSMPYEAFLDAAVKEVKGKLKDVDISEDGLSIYTTLDPKAQDFADKMMNTNEIIAYPDANFQGAFVFLDTKMGEVRAIGSGRNDYKAQFLGHNFAVDIKRQPGSSFKPIFDYGPAIENLKWSTAHLINDQKTTYSTGQPISNWDHQYHGMLTMRTALQNSYNIPALLAMREVGMDKAKSFAESLGITFKNNEVYESYSIGSNTVSPLDMAGAYSAFGNNGQYNKPHFVQKVVLADGTEVQFAGESKRVMQDYTAYMVTDMLRTVVNAGTGTTANVPGLDVAGKTGTTNFDEKTRAKYRYPSSATNDSWFAGYTPQYTMAVWTGYAQNGLGNYMSGNTTKISQLMFKAMMEAFGTDTADFLQPDSVYRVNNELYIKGIDSAEVPPKNDNVIIHPINGGNKEEEKLKKEEEKRRKKEKKQKHG from the coding sequence ATGTCAGAAGAAACGTATCAATCTCGTGAGGAACGAAAACAAGCTGAAAAAACAAGTCAAAATAAACAAAGAAGTATTGGAATATTAAAAAAAGGATCGTTGTTAAAAAAACTGGTTATTGTCTGTATGGTGCTCGGTCTTGTTTCGACAGGAGCAGGAGCCATTACGTTCGCTTCAATGATTAAGGGTACACCTACCTTAGATTCTTCAAAGCTGGTGGATCTGCTTTCTACTAAATTTTATGATAAAGACGGGAACTTCCTTTATGAATACGGGAAGGAAAAACGGACAAAAATTACGTACAATCTAGTGCCAAAAGTTTTGGAACATGCATTTATTGCCACCGAGGATTCCCATTTTTACGAACATTTTGGAATCGACCTCAAACGGACAGCTAAGGCGATTTTTGTGAACGTAACCGGGGATTTCGGATCTCAGGGAGGTAGTACGATTACACAGCAAGTCATTAAAAATTCTTTTTTGTCTCCAGAGAAAACACTGAAACGTAAAGTGCAAGAATGGGACTTAGCGTATCAATTGGAAAAAAAATATTCCAAGCAGGACATTTTAATGATGTATCTAAACAAAATCTACCTTGGAAACCGCTCTTACGGAGTGGCTGCCGCAGCGAAGAATTACTATGGTATTGAGTCCAATGATTTGAAAAAAATGACGCTTGCGCAGGCAGCGATGATAGCTGGACTGACACAGAGTCCGAATAATTATGATCCAACCATACCGGAAAACAAAGAAGCAGCCACGAAGCGTCGTCACATTGTCTTAAGCTCGATGCTTCGAGATGGCTATATCACGGAAAAACAAATGAAGGAAGCAGAAAAAATTCCTGTAACAGAGGGACTTGTAGCAAGAAATACGCAGCAAAGTATGCCTTATGAAGCATTCTTGGATGCAGCTGTGAAAGAGGTAAAGGGAAAACTAAAGGATGTCGACATCAGTGAGGACGGATTGTCGATTTATACAACCCTGGATCCAAAAGCACAGGATTTTGCGGACAAAATGATGAATACCAATGAAATCATTGCCTATCCGGATGCGAATTTTCAGGGAGCCTTCGTTTTTTTAGATACCAAAATGGGTGAAGTCAGGGCAATCGGGAGTGGTCGAAATGACTATAAGGCTCAATTCTTAGGTCACAACTTTGCCGTAGATATCAAACGTCAACCAGGATCATCCTTTAAGCCGATTTTTGATTATGGACCTGCGATTGAAAACTTAAAATGGTCCACTGCTCATTTGATCAATGACCAGAAGACAACCTATTCAACGGGTCAGCCCATTTCCAACTGGGATCATCAATATCATGGAATGTTGACGATGCGGACGGCCCTGCAAAATTCATACAATATCCCGGCGCTGCTCGCCATGAGAGAGGTTGGGATGGATAAGGCTAAGAGTTTTGCAGAATCACTGGGGATTACGTTTAAAAATAATGAAGTATATGAATCCTACTCCATCGGGAGCAATACCGTAAGTCCTTTAGACATGGCAGGGGCCTACAGTGCCTTTGGAAACAATGGTCAATACAATAAACCGCATTTCGTCCAAAAGGTAGTTTTGGCAGATGGCACAGAGGTTCAGTTTGCGGGGGAATCAAAGCGTGTTATGCAGGATTACACTGCCTATATGGTAACGGATATGTTACGAACAGTCGTAAATGCTGGGACAGGAACAACAGCAAATGTTCCTGGACTGGATGTTGCCGGGAAAACAGGTACAACCAATTTTGATGAAAAAACTCGAGCTAAATATAGATACCCAAGCTCAGCTACAAATGATAGCTGGTTTGCAGGGTATACACCACAATACACCATGGCTGTCTGGACGGGTTACGCACAAAACGGACTGGGTAACTATATGAGTGGAAATACAACAAAAATCTCGCAGTTAATGTTTAAAGCAATGATGGAAGCTTTCGGAACGGATACAGCAGATTTTCTGCAACCAGATAGTGTCTACAGAGTGAATAATGAACTTTATATAAAAGGAATTGATTCTGCAGAAGTACCACCAAAGAACGACAATGTAATAATTCATCCTATTAATGGCGGAAATAAAGAAGAAGAGAAACTTAAAAAAGAGGAAGAGAAGCGTCGAAAAAAGGAAAAGAAACAAAAGCATGGTTAA